Within Atribacteraceae bacterium, the genomic segment ACCGGGGGTTTATTTCGATGACTCGGCTGAAATCCGCGGACGCCTGTTCGTGTTCTTTCACCTCGAGCCACAGGCTTCCTCGTCGATAAAATGCCTGGAAATAGCCGGGATTCAGCCCGATGGTACGGGAAAAATCGTCGATGGCTTTCTGGTACTCCCCCTGTTCGGCCTGGCACAATCCCCGCCGATAAAAAGACCGGAACGAGGAAGGATTCAATGCGATAACCCGGGTAAAGTCGTCGATCGCTTTCTGGTACTCCCCCTGTTCGAAATAGAATAATCCCCGCAGATACCGGGCCTGGGGATGCGCATCATTGTTTTCGATAAATTCGTTAAGATCGGCGAGGGCGAGCTCCTGTTGATTTTCCGATTTCAAGAGCAGGCTGGCGCGCCGAAACAGCACGTCTTTATCAGCCGGGTTGAGCTTCCGAGCCTGTTCGTAATCAGCCAGGGCCAGGGTAACCTCTCCTTTTTCCGAGTACGCCTCAGCCCGGTTGTAATAGGCTTCTGAAAGATGGGGATCGTATTGGACCGCTTGGGAAAAATCGTCGATGGCCTCGGTAAGATGTCCCATGGTCATAAATGTAAAGCCCCGGTTGTTGTAAGCGGTGGACAAGGTGGGCTTGATTTTAATTGACCGTGTGTAATCAGAGAGCGCCTGGTCATATTCTCCCAGGAAATAGTGGGCGTTGCCCCGATTGGCCAGGGCTTCCAGGCTATCGGGTTTCAATGCGAGCGCAGCCGTGTAGCTGTTCAGTGCTTCGCGGTATTTTTTTTGCTTTAAAAAAAAGTATGCCTCCCGGCAGAGACTCAATATATCAGGCGGCATGGAGCGAATCGCTTCACGGCTGGTAAGGTACAAAGCGATTAAGGCAACGGCGAGAAACAGGGCCGGTATCATGCAATCCCCCCTTTCCCATGCCGAATCTTCCCGGAATAAACCATCCGGGAAGGGTTTTCTGGGTTCCTAGAATCATCCTCTTCCAAGCCTCGACCGTTCTGGCGGGGGAGGAAATTTTTTTCCCGTGCGGCCATTTCACCCTGACTCTACCGGAAGGCTGGGAAAGCGTCAGGGTGCCCGCTCTTGA encodes:
- a CDS encoding tetratricopeptide repeat protein gives rise to the protein MIPALFLAVALIALYLTSREAIRSMPPDILSLCREAYFFLKQKKYREALNSYTAALALKPDSLEALANRGNAHYFLGEYDQALSDYTRSIKIKPTLSTAYNNRGFTFMTMGHLTEAIDDFSQAVQYDPHLSEAYYNRAEAYSEKGEVTLALADYEQARKLNPADKDVLFRRASLLLKSENQQELALADLNEFIENNDAHPQARYLRGLFYFEQGEYQKAIDDFTRVIALNPSSFRSFYRRGLCQAEQGEYQKAIDDFSRTIGLNPGYFQAFYRRGSLWLEVKEHEQASADFSRVIEINPRSFKAYAYRALCRQAMGDYDQARKDLATYFSGEGVSELWASFPDDPTSVDRHLKHKDKLDEDLSAELEMEDLRERKATEPDEAVRNVATPQDGSPEAGESETVGPVREEAGFAQETPAGEERSIFRAPEEVIAEIIHLAQKKSETGE